The bacterium genome includes the window ATCACCAGCGGATCGGGAGCCGCCACCGGGATTTCCATCTGGCGGTTGACCGGATCCCAGGCGTCCTGAATCTGCACGTTCAGCCGCGGCCGTTCACCGTCAAAAATCTCACCACTTAGCGTGATCGTGAACGACGTGGAGGTACCGGTCTCTCCGGGATTAATGGTATTGACGGTTCCGGTGCCCGTCACGACGGTCACCCGCTCATCGAGCGAGGTGACGGTAACGGAAGGCGTCGTCGTGTGCTGCCCGAGATTCTGGATATTCAGCGTGAAATCCACGGTCTCGCCCGGATTCGGCAGGTTGTCCGCTCCCGCCGTCCAGTTGATTCCCGTGATCTTGGGATCGAACTCATCATTCCGGATGTTGATATCCGCGAGTTTCGTGAAGTAGCGGGATTTCCACACCGTCAGCTGGGCCGTCCCGGTGGAGGTGAAACTCACGGGTACCCACGCGTCGCCCAGGCTGTTCGTTCTCACCGCGGCGCCGGTCGTCGAGCCGAGTTGCTTCATTCCGACCACGGCTCCCGCGACGGGCTGACCGCCGGCCTGCACGTTAACGTGCACGAGCGTCTCCCCGGGAGTCAGCTCGCTGGGATGGGAAACCGTCAATTCTTCCGGTACGCAAAGGTAGGTTTGCAGCTCGGGATCGCCCAGCAAGTTGAATACGTGGAGGACATAGTACCAGGCCCATCCATTTTGCTGTTCGAGCGGAAACTGCCGCCAACCCTCCAGCTTGCCGGCCAATCCCAGCGCGCCCGCTCCGCGAATGCCCTGCCGGAGCTGCGCTTCCACGATTCCCGCCAGGATCGCATTGTTGTGCCGGGTGTTGGTGTGCAGGTCCGAAGCGCCGAAAAAGGATATCGCGCCCTTCGGCTGAGTGGGAGTGCCGACGCCGGTAGTGAACTTCTCTCCCATGCAGGGACCGCTTGTGTGGGCAAAGTTGCCGGTGCCACAGACGATGCTGTACACCGCCGGGAGCCGCCGTCCGTTGACAAGCTGCTCAATATCGCCGTTGTCGAATTCAGGGACGATCCACCCTAATTGATTGGCCCAGCCGCGATAGATGACGATGCATACGCCCGAATCAATATCAGCGCGTATGTTGTCGCTGTACCGTCCCGGGGGCGGGTCGGTCGGTCCATGCCAGAAGTGCGTATCGGCATTGGCTATGCAACCGTCCCGCATCAGGTATTCGCGGGACCAGAATACGTTCCACACCGGAGTAACCGGGAAGATATTTCCTCCATCCGCATTGTTGCCCGCCACGAACGTCCCCGATCGGAACCACTCCAAGTTTTCCCGGTAGGGATCCGTCTCGTATCCGTAAGCCTTGGCAAAGTAGGCCACGTATTCAGACGATGACTGTCCGGATACGCGTCCGGCAATGACGTCGGGCAGGAGATCGCTGCCTGCCAGACAGAAATAGTAATTGTCGCCGACTCTCTGTTCATCGCCCGGACGCTCAGGATTCGTCTCCGGCTTGGATGGCAGATCGGGATGATCGCCGATCAAGAGCACGTACTCCAAGTCCGGCAGCGTCACGTTGTTGTAGGCCTGCTGAATCTGCTGTCCGATGATCGTCGGGGTCGGATTCTCCAGCGAAAGGATCTGCACATAGTAGCCCTTGCGACGCTTCAGATCCAGCCACGATTGAAACTGCGTGCTGGCCTGAAGCTGCGTCAGGCGGGTCGTGCTTCCCAAGACCAAATACCGCCCGGGCGGATTCAGGGCCGCTTCGGGATACAGCTCATCCAGATTAGCCACGAACATCCGGTAGAGTGGGTAGAACGCCGAAGAAAACGAGAACGGTTCGGCCTTCGCGTTTAGGCCGCCGCCGCCTTCCGTGACCACTTCGACTTCCACACGGCGCACGGTGCGTAGAACCCCTGCGTCGTCCCGCATGATCGGCCGGAAGTTCAGCGTCACCAGCCGAAGATCATGGAATACGGCCGGCGGACTGAGAATCACCAGCTCATCGGTTGAGCGAGCGAATTCCTTCACCGACAGCTCGCGGCGGGCCTCGACGGCTTCTCCCAGTTCGAAATCGGTAACGATGGCGGACGGTGTTCCCTGACCGGCAATCGCCAGATAGATTCCGTACCCGTCCGTGGCCTGATCTTCGGACTCCATGGTTGCCAGTCGAGTTGCCACGGCGATCTCGTCGAACTCGGCCATCACGGCGGTCCGCGCGGGCGTCGCTCCGAAAATCCGCGTGGACATCGCTTCCGGATGGGACGCCGCCAGTAGGCCCAGCGGCACGAGCAGTAGTAGTCCAACACAACTCGATCGGACGATCCGTGTCATCATCTCCTCCAGTACTCTCTATGGTGACTTAGCAGAAACTCGCGCAAAAAATGCGGTGAGCGCAACCCTTGCGTGTCCCGCTCGATAAAAGAACTCCGACAC containing:
- a CDS encoding T9SS type A sorting domain-containing protein yields the protein MMTRIVRSSCVGLLLLVPLGLLAASHPEAMSTRIFGATPARTAVMAEFDEIAVATRLATMESEDQATDGYGIYLAIAGQGTPSAIVTDFELGEAVEARRELSVKEFARSTDELVILSPPAVFHDLRLVTLNFRPIMRDDAGVLRTVRRVEVEVVTEGGGGLNAKAEPFSFSSAFYPLYRMFVANLDELYPEAALNPPGRYLVLGSTTRLTQLQASTQFQSWLDLKRRKGYYVQILSLENPTPTIIGQQIQQAYNNVTLPDLEYVLLIGDHPDLPSKPETNPERPGDEQRVGDNYYFCLAGSDLLPDVIAGRVSGQSSSEYVAYFAKAYGYETDPYRENLEWFRSGTFVAGNNADGGNIFPVTPVWNVFWSREYLMRDGCIANADTHFWHGPTDPPPGRYSDNIRADIDSGVCIVIYRGWANQLGWIVPEFDNGDIEQLVNGRRLPAVYSIVCGTGNFAHTSGPCMGEKFTTGVGTPTQPKGAISFFGASDLHTNTRHNNAILAGIVEAQLRQGIRGAGALGLAGKLEGWRQFPLEQQNGWAWYYVLHVFNLLGDPELQTYLCVPEELTVSHPSELTPGETLVHVNVQAGGQPVAGAVVGMKQLGSTTGAAVRTNSLGDAWVPVSFTSTGTAQLTVWKSRYFTKLADINIRNDEFDPKITGINWTAGADNLPNPGETVDFTLNIQNLGQHTTTPSVTVTSLDERVTVVTGTGTVNTINPGETGTSTSFTITLSGEIFDGERPRLNVQIQDAWDPVNRQMEIPVAAPDPLVISLRVDDGNNGILEAGETAPIWVTVQNVGGQAGSGMTATVNSWDNSIDFPAANLEWNLIPIGGSDESIVAFQAHLANGVAPGRQIQLHFDFEQNGSVIARKRFTLTAGVVTVTAPTGPDAYGYYAYEDIDAGFSATPTYSWVELDPAHGGSGAPHEVRDDTHFAMALPQPFTYYGQSFDSVWICSNGWFSFERATIPEFRNWELPSPIGAPSLVAPFWDDLAADRFTPNDDTLHYVWTQFFDGTPDRFVIQWRTFIRWGMADNPNNRFATFEAILEYNDTGDGDIIFQYDQIQNFDLNGEGNFATVGMEDSYHQRGLTLTFAKFYPVTVDTLRAGRAIRITTTPPDNFSSADDVPNLTLPETFLLHEAYPNPFNPSTQLRFDLPASGDVLLRVFDILGRDVATLADGWHAAGSYQVSFDGRDLPSGLYFARLSSNADVMVRKLMLVK